In Ictalurus furcatus strain D&B chromosome 23, Billie_1.0, whole genome shotgun sequence, a single window of DNA contains:
- the zfhx2 gene encoding zinc finger homeobox protein 4 isoform X2, translated as MGGDSDGGSMWLCPLCQQGQLDRDGLALHLAEKHSVLPACLDKLLDIAAPKNCSSDEDGESGAQNDLNGTSQQQCSENSPLVESQNEAMSSVTDQDGSSQEKEVCDELGGVGNENEWSNMESNQDNITQPERSEASVNDDKSNDKSNAAADGDVTHPFKCHACLEFFPSRSALSVHYNSATHIQRMRTGAGNDGDSSTPILARPYISNKPYQCAVCRVSYNHAITLESHLKSVLHQSRSRNAGNAATNSTTNAGNGNVAANVAATTVANTTQLAYVTTSNCVTQTSLTASQAMTKDEEQVKPQPAPSLLSSPVASAQAVSAFLTLLTSSPNSVPHSILPSLFAAGAGAAPGTASPQLITQPQMLMPLILNGLQPQSPTSESSKQLLQQTLPVLGLSSAQQALLAQGLGGLQNQWAAFRLSNAAQMPSEENDNSADKGAGTKVKNEEPQQESCDQQVPQTSEEAWTTDDGSVKSDVNKGEVTQECNSLKFENKGVEDTMICTDENQEKDDIDMESTVEEGGLGKNTKSSDANKDSAGQDFQCSCPSSCLTESCQSPTHGDKNTVNNSEVKHSPAKCNPSNTNLALTSSQHKSDKAHAILSSRPPVLTEFQSQVLWAFIESRNEADSAIPPREDCEALGREVGLTEDEVRRWLVDARRAKERHGAEAMEHDEIEGSIEDDEGALMIDESEYGQSPSAGSSHAMDLSNSSEIHKEKVYGQNQGDLCLTSDSENEEFYTSVIVTDEESQSSSLKEDPGSPVKQPSQIETSGERSSGGGKVLRSTTVFLSDAEDEDEDQSAKNKKRKRELDKEESECKKERHDADLDLQLEAQADPPTPLSVTVDHQGLPAGILHPLPLSLSLAPFSTQLFSPYVLSVPSSVVGVGVSEADRTKVATFTSPPTITRTQAPFSDPLHGAAIGSLVQSTQFISNGSECESALDLSIGKHQSSTTTTSVSANSKVSIQKTALLDGLGLRPTAVGVPADGSLIVVQVKPDTAITIPNSNTTIGNHNNLAKTSTVFMRAAEKVNASLKESEQDKSRDQKRTNARRFRDMRRSRTIIQADQLDVLYGCYFKDPNPGKHEFEQISEWVHLPKKVVQIWFQNMRARERKGEVRFISDGTLAAVGKPLIKFTWPLNKPIFSSTPKSNSSPTTGWVPPKSQTSNDTQKAEKLLEVKEPQKIPIHGLTRPKEVASTTTASSTTSAPKTKGEPVNAFTMVKIAPKTVAPLVTVPILTSSAGIPPNPQKTKLEGQSEADRTEEKDGQDQDKNTPGTTSRMVPKVSTTPMSKSLTVATQKHNGINYWSQKGQIKINTLSREQLGLSTPRPIITSTSVVTPSMTVTSPPSSQNQKEANYIQQHSTPRRPRTHLNCLQLSILQSCYETCAHPNALECEAVGTELGLPLKVVQIWFQNTRAKEKRWRLQQEKLSPSSSDPSKKLDISSGTYLQYNALRANRPILPKPVQLTVLESSPSPAAGQPTARETLRGKCDVCNIEFESRAAARDHVFSPRHLATLRTTNFGQSATQINNGSAGIVSQASSRSPASSTS; from the exons ATGGGTGGGGACAGCGATGGGGGGTCAATGTGGCTGTGTCCTTTGTGTCAACAAGGTCAATTAGACCGCGACGGTCTTGCGTTGCACCTGGCCGAAAAACACAGCGTGCTTCCTGCTTGCCTTGATAAGCTATTGGACATT GCTGCTCCCAAGAACTGTTCCAGTGACGAAGACGGAGAGTCCGGTGCACAAAATGATCTCA atGGCACTTCACAGCAGCAGTGTTCAGAAAATTCGCCTTTAGTGGAGTCTCAGAATGAAGCCATGTCTAGTGTAACTGACCAAGATGGTTCCTCCCAGGAAAAAGAGGTGTGTGATGAATTGGGAGGAGTGGGAAATGAGAACGAATGGAGTAACATGGAATCAAATCAGGATAATATTACCCAGCCTGAAAGATCTGAAGCGTCGGTCAATGATGATAAATCCAATGATAAAAGCAATGCTGCTGCCGATGGTGACGTTACCCACCCTTTCAAGTGTCACGCATGTTTGGAGTTCTTTCCCTCTAGATCGGCATTGAGTGTACATTATAATTCAGCCACCCATATCCAAAGGATGAGAACAGGAGCAGGGAATGATGGTGATTCCTCAACCCCTATTCTTGCTCGTCCTTACATCTCAAACAAACCGTACCAGTGTGCAGTGTGTCGTGTCTCTTATAATCATGCCATCACCCTGGAAAGTCATTTAAAGTCTGTATTGCATCAGAGTCGTAGCAGGAATGCTGGAAACGCTGCAACTAATTCCACAACAAATGCAGGAAATGGAAATGTAGCAGCAAATGTGGCAGCCACTACTGTGGCTAATACCACACAGTTAGCTTATGTTACAACCAGTAATTGTGTCACACAAACAAGCCTGACTGCATCCCAAGCGATGACCAAAGATGAAGAACAGGTTAAGCCTCAGCCTGCACCCTCATTGCTTTCCTCCCCAGTGGCCTCAGCTCAGGCAGTATCGGCTTTTCTTACTCTCTTAACCTCTAGTCCAAACTCTGTTCCACACTCCatcctcccctctctctttgcTGCTGGAGCAGGTGCCGCACCAGGCACAGCAAGTCCTCAGCTAATAACCCAGCCTCAAATGCTTATGCCCCTTATCTTGAATGGACTCCAACCTCAGAGTCCAACCTCAGAATCCTCGAAACAACTTTTGCAGCAAACGCTTCCAGTCCTTGGTCTCAGCTCAGCACAACAGGCTCTCTTGGCCCAAGGACTCGGTGGTTTGCAGAATCAGTGGGCTGCTTTTAGACTCAGCAATGCAGCCCAGATGCCTTCAGAAGAGAATGACAATAGTGCTGATAAGGGAGCAGgcacaaaagtaaaaaatgagGAACCACAACAGGAGTCTTGTGATCAACAAGTGCCACAGACGTCTGAAGAAGCCTGGACCACCGATGATGGTTCAGTGAAAAGCGATGTTAATAAGGGAGAGGTTACACAAGAGTGCAACAGCTTAAAATTTGAGAATAAAGGTGTTGAGGATACCATGATATGCACTGATGAGAATCAAGAGAAGGATGATATTGATATGGAAAGTACAGTTGAAGAGGGGGGTCtgggaaaaaatacaaaaagttcAGATGCAAATAAAGACTCGGCAGGCCAGGACTTTCAGTGCAGTTGCCCTTCATCTTGTCTCACTGAATCTTGTCAGTCTCCCACACATGGTGATAAAAATACTGTTAATAATTCAGAAGTAAAACATAGTCCTGCAAAATGCAACCCCTCAAACACTAACCTTGCCTTAACGTCCTCACAGCATAAGAGTGACAAGGCTCATGCAATCTTGTCCTCACGACCTCCAGTACTAACTGAGTTTCAGTCTCAGGTTCTGTGGGCCTTTATTGAGTCACGAAATGAGGCTGATTCAGCAATTCCACCAAGAGAGGACTGTGAAGCCCTTGGTAGGGAAGTAGGACTAACTGAGGATGAGGTACGAAGATGGCTGGTCGACGCCCGCCGTGCCAAAGAGAGACATGGTGCAGAAGCAATGGAGCATGATGAAATAGAAGGAAGCATTGAAGATGACGAAGGTGCTCTAATGATAGATGAAAGCGAATATGGACAGAGTCCATCAGCTGGCAGTAGTCATGCGATGGATCTCTCTAACAGTTCTGAAATACACAAAGAAAAGGTATATGGCCAAAACCAGGGGGACTTGTGCTTAACTTCTGACTCAGAAAATGAAGAATTCTACACTTCTGTTATCGTGACCGACGAGGAGAGCCAAAGTAGCTCGTTGAAAGAAGATCCAGGTAGCCCAGTTAAACAGCCTTCACAGATAGAAACATCAGGGGAAAGGTCAAGCGGTGGAGGAAAGGTTCTCCGCTCCACCACAGTCTTTCTTTCAGATgcagaggatgaagatgaagatcagagtgcaaaaaacaaaaagagaaagagggagctAGATAAGGAGGAATCCGAATGCAAAAAGGAGAGGCATGATGCTGATCTTGACCTTCAGTTAGAAGCACAAGCTGATCCTCCTACTCCTCTTTCGGTTACAGTTGACCATCAGGGTCTTCCAGCTGGAATCTTGCATCCTTTgcctctttccctttctctggCCCCATTTTCTACTCAGTTATTCAGTCCCTATGTCCTTTCAGTTCCGTCATCTGTTGTTGGAGTTGGTGTTTCTGAAGCAGACCGAACCAAAGTAGCAACCTTCACAAGTCCCCCAACTATTACTCGCACTCAAGCTCCATTTTCTGACCCACTTCATGGAGCAGCCATTGGTTCCCTTGTGCAATCCACCCAATTCATATCCAATGGCAGTGAATGCGAGTCTGCCTTAGATCTCAGTATAGGGAAACATCAAAGTTCCACAACAACCACATCTGTCTCAGCAAACAGCAAGGTATCTATACAAAAGACTGCTTTGCTTGATGGTCTTGGATTAAGGCCTACAGCTGTTGGTGTCCCTGCAGATGGGAGTCTTATTGTTGTTCAGGTAAAGCCTGATACTGCCATTACAATCCCAAACTCCAACACTACCATTGGTAACCACAATAACTTGGCTAAGACAAGCACAGTGTTCATGAGGGCTGCAGAGAAAGTAAATGCCTCCTTAAAAGAGAGTGAACAAGACAAGTCAAGAGACCAAAAAAGAACTAATGCAAGAAGGTTCAGGGACATGAGAAGATCCAGGACAATTATTCAGGCTGACCAGCTGGATGTGCTGTATGGATGTTATTTCAAAGACCCAAACCCAGGAAAGCATGAATTTGAACAAATATCAGAGTGGGTGCACCTGCCAAAGAAGGTGGTacagatttggtttcaaaacaTGAGGGCTAGGGAGCGTAAAGGGGAAGTTCGCTTCATCAGTGATGGCACATTGGCAGCTGTCGGTAAACCACTTATAAAGTTTACTTGGCCACTAAATAAGCCCATTTTTTCAAGTACCCCCAAATCCAACTCAAGCCCAACAACTGGTTGGGTCCCACCTAAGTCTCAAACTAGCAATGATACCCAAAAGGCAGAAAAGCTTTTGGAGGTCAAAGAACCACAGAAAATCCCTATCCATGGTCTGACCAGGCCAAAGGAAGTGGCATCAACTACCACTGCCAGCAGTACAACATCAGCACCCAAGACAAAAGGTGAACCAGTGAATGCATTTACAATGGTTAAAATCGCCCCCAAAACTGTGGCCCCATTAGTTACAGTTCCAATACTGACCAGTAGTGCTGGCATTCCCCCAAACCCTCAGAAGACCAAGCTGGAGGGACAGAGTGAAGCAGACAGGACCGAGGAGAAGGATGGACAAGATCAAGACAAAAACACCCCTGGGACAACCAGCCGCATGGTTCCAAAAGTATCCACTACACCAATGAGCAAATCTCTGACTGTGGCAACTCAGAAACATAATGGCATTAATTACTGGTCTCAGAAGGGTCAAATTAAGATCAATACTTTGTCCAGGGAACAGCTGGGCCTGAGCACCCCACGCCCTATCATCACTTCAACTTCAGTCGTAACTCCATCCATGACTGTAACTTCACCACCATCCAGTCAAAACCAAAAAGAAGCCAATTACATTCAGCAGCACTCCACCCCGAGAAGACCACGAACACATTTGAACTGTCTGCAGCTGTCCATTCTCCAGTCTTGCTATGAGACCTGTGCCCATCCTAATGCATTAGAGTGTGAAGCAGTGGGGACCGAGCTTGGTCTTCCACTTAAAGTGGTGCAGATCTGGTTCCAAAACACACGTGCCAAGGAGAAGCGTTGGAGGCTACAGCAAGAGAAGCTG TCTCCTAGTTCCAGTGACCCTTCCAAGAAGTTGGACATCAGCTCGGGCACTTACCTGCAGTACAATGCGCTCCGAGCAAACCGTCCAATTCTGCCCAAACCAGTACAACTGACAGTTCTGGAAAGTTCTCCGTCACCTGCCGCGGGTCAGCCAACAGCTCGTGAAACACTAAGAGGGAAGTGCGACGTGTGTAACATAGAATTCGAGTCCAGAGCCGCTGCACGAGACCACGTTTTCTCTCCTCGGCATCTTGCAACACTGAGAACCACTAACTTTGGTCAGTCCGCGACGCAAATTAACAACGGATCAGCTGGCATCGTGAGCCAGGCTTCTTCGAGATCACCAGCTAGCAGCACTAGCTAA